From one Lasioglossum baleicum chromosome 11, iyLasBale1, whole genome shotgun sequence genomic stretch:
- the LOC143213378 gene encoding non-homologous end-joining factor 1 → MNKKWNGVKIGDNEYMISVTQESDRIIVLLTNLFEVWTETLTDEIILKRCKSLNPLLNVDVLNYKDIVASIFNNLHKHIDEASVEQIKLRIQIEGGSLKFTLNLLKGTQQELWNIITKPLCISLMELNRQHKILLDLIKKKDVEIAEYRAQGVELTRQNTKTEVFREEQLKISVPVPDMNMYINLLHESEQFYNKLDLQKESGVNAESTSEAEQSIATNRHSNVSKKDSLSVLSTKSKGKSQKDVNKSKIRILNMMHKKPIKKLNKSLKSFIS, encoded by the exons atgaacaaaaaatgGAATGGCGTCAAAATAGGTGACAATGAATATATGATTTCTGTCACACAGGAGAGTGACAGGATCATagttttattaacaaatttatttgAAGTCTGGACTGAAACGTTGACAGACGAAATTATATTGAAAAGATGCAAG agtCTAAACCCACTTCTAAATGTCGACGTTCTTAATTATAAAGACATCGTAGcaagtatttttaataatttacacAAACATATCGATGAAGCCTCTGTCGAACAAATAAAGCTACGGATTCAGATAGAGGGAGGATCATTGAAATTTACTTTAAATCTATTAAAAGGAACACAGCAAGAACTTTGGAACATCATAACTAAACCTTTGTGTATATCATTAATGGAATTAAATCGTCAACACAAAATCCTTTTAGATTTGATTAAAAAGAAGGATGTTGAAATTGCTGAGTACAGAGCTCAAGGTGTTGAACTAACAAGAC AGAACACTAAAACAGAAGTTTTTAGAGAAGAACAATTGAAGATATCTGTTCCAGTTCCCGATATGAACATGTACATCAATTTGCTCCACGAAAGTGAACAGTTTTATAACAAACTCGATTTGCAGAAAGAGAGTGGAGTAAATGCAGAATCCACAAG TGAAGCAGAACAGAGTATAGCTACAAACAGGCATAGTAATGTGTCTAAAAAGGATAGTTTAAGTGTCCTGTCCACGAAATCTAAAGGCAAAAGTCAAAAAGAtgtaaataaaagtaaaataagaATTCTAAATATGATGCATAAGAAacctattaaaaaattaaacaaaagcTTGAAGAGTTTTATATCGTAG
- the LOC143213381 gene encoding leucine-rich melanocyte differentiation-associated protein, with the protein MAERGQQDFNRSALTVRCGRACYTGQRAVKIPEGLVGVVGYDCTSLDLSYNELTSITAVKYFDRLQVLILDNNKLRDLRTLPQMPTLTTLSLNNNKISQIDGVLKKIQECCPNLVYVSLLGNPGCPDQLTNPSTDEEDYNRYRLYAIYVLPPSLRFLDSRPVTREERINAEIRGKFSRTIKLVPELTSKFVSNSMDEIDDIFFNIHYTPLPTSIRDPHDHKGAFGKCKYRYSGKNSEGNRFISNNDL; encoded by the exons ATGGCGGAACgaggacaacaagacttcaacAGGAGCGCGTTAACCGTGCGATGTGGGCGG GCATGTTACACGGGCCAACGCGCCGTAAAGATTCCTGAGGGCTTGGTGGGTGTTGTCGGCTACGATTGCACGAGCTTAGATCTTTCGTACAACGAGTTAACCTCAATCACCGCTGTCAAATACTTCGACAGGCTACAGGTGTTGATACTGGACAACAATAAACTCCGGGACCTGAGGACACTGCCTCAAATGCCGACATTGACTACACTCAGCTTGAATAATAACAAG ATATCTCAGATTGATGgcgtattaaaaaaaatacaagaatGTTGTCCAAACCTGGTGTATGTGAGTTTATTGGGAAATCCAGGATGTCCTGATCAACTAACCAATCCATCTACAGACGAAGAGGATTATAATCGATACAGATTATACGCGATATACGTGTTGCCTCCGAGTCTTCGATTTCTCGATTCGCGTCCAGTAACGCGCGAAGAAAGAATCAATGCTGAAATTCGAGGAAAATTCTCGAGGACTATAAAACTTGTTCCCGAATTGACGTCGAAATTCGTATCGAACTCGATGGACGAGATCGATGATATATTCTTCAACATCCATTACACTCCTCTTCCAACGTCGATCCGGGATCCTCATGATCACAAAG GTGCTTTCGGAAAATGCAAGTATCGATACTCCGGTAAGAATTCCGAGGGAAATCGCTTCATCTCCAACAACGATCTCTGA